The following are from one region of the Amedibacterium intestinale genome:
- a CDS encoding ATP-binding protein has protein sequence MIDAKLFHRVFFFDGLTLEDALNGLQSFINENLVKLLYKLEYVENYASGLTRIFQNSKELGIVPEIYTSLYMFKVTLPNKNYEGLYLNPEKHIEDNKVKSNGRVNSDINEEHFQLENQKDIEILEIIRDNPGIRLKEIAPKLKSKYPSINSNIIYKRIKILDSYIEFRGIPKKGG, from the coding sequence ATGATAGATGCGAAATTATTTCACCGAGTGTTTTTTTTTGATGGGTTAACTTTGGAAGATGCCTTAAATGGTTTGCAGAGTTTTATAAATGAAAATCTGGTTAAACTTTTATATAAGTTAGAGTATGTTGAAAACTATGCTTCTGGTCTTACACGTATTTTTCAAAATTCCAAAGAGTTAGGTATAGTTCCAGAAATTTATACATCATTATACATGTTTAAAGTTACTTTACCAAATAAAAATTATGAAGGCTTATATTTAAACCCTGAAAAACATATAGAGGATAATAAGGTAAAATCAAATGGCAGAGTAAATAGCGATATAAATGAAGAACATTTTCAACTTGAAAATCAAAAAGATATCGAAATCTTGGAAATAATTAGAGATAATCCAGGTATTAGACTAAAAGAGATAGCACCAAAGCTAAAAAGTAAATACCCTTCAATAAATTCAAATATCATTTATAAACGTATCAAAATATTAGATTCTTATATAGAGTTTAGAGGAATACCTAAGAAAGGTGGATAA
- a CDS encoding DUF3990 domain-containing protein has protein sequence MDYNFADDLRAIREILGYTQFEIAEQIGVEQVTISRNELHKNNPSNQLMELVYNFAFDKKIQLNRLKEMLWIEKLPLNHKLLFHGAKRIIEGPLNVHVGRINNDFGQGFYTGETYAQAISFVSGYNGSSVYYLDFNSQNLKCKEYQVNQEWMMTIAYYRGALDKYKDHAIIQKIIKDSRNCDYIIAPIADNRMFKIIDSFIQGEITDEQCKHCLAATNLGKQYVFVSDLAISQLKIVERVYLADNEKNYYKEMRSSDSKLGEDKVKLARIQYRGKGKYIDEILY, from the coding sequence ATGGATTATAATTTTGCAGATGATCTAAGGGCAATAAGAGAAATACTAGGCTATACTCAATTTGAGATAGCTGAACAAATAGGAGTAGAACAGGTAACTATTTCGAGAAATGAACTTCATAAAAATAATCCTTCAAATCAATTGATGGAACTAGTATATAATTTTGCTTTTGATAAAAAAATACAATTAAATAGATTAAAAGAAATGTTATGGATAGAAAAATTACCTTTAAATCATAAATTATTGTTTCACGGAGCTAAAAGGATTATAGAAGGACCTTTAAATGTACATGTTGGAAGAATAAATAATGATTTTGGACAAGGGTTTTATACTGGAGAAACATATGCTCAGGCAATATCTTTTGTCTCTGGATATAATGGGTCATCTGTTTATTATTTAGATTTTAATAGTCAAAATTTAAAATGTAAAGAGTATCAAGTAAATCAAGAATGGATGATGACGATAGCCTATTATCGAGGAGCTTTAGATAAATATAAAGATCATGCAATTATTCAAAAAATAATAAAAGATTCAAGAAACTGTGATTATATTATTGCACCAATCGCAGATAATAGGATGTTTAAAATTATTGATTCTTTTATTCAAGGAGAAATAACAGATGAACAATGTAAACATTGTCTAGCTGCAACGAATCTGGGAAAACAGTATGTTTTTGTGAGTGATTTGGCTATTTCTCAATTAAAAATTGTGGAACGTGTATATCTTGCTGATAATGAGAAAAACTATTATAAAGAAATGAGAAGTTCTGATTCTAAACTTGGAGAGGATAAAGTAAAATTAGCAAGAATACAGTATAGAGGAAAAGGTAAATATATTGATGAGATTTTATACTAA
- a CDS encoding PH domain-containing protein: MATDEFEKENEKIAWIMAGIILIITVVLIGTLLWSTHQDAQSGNAYEIRLEDDCIGFDGITADLVKFKDIKEIKLLEKLPHGMKSGGGIGTNELSVGDFKFDEIGKCRAYLYNDKSPYIYLKTDKVFLFNQFNPSDTRELYNEIKKQISHKQK; the protein is encoded by the coding sequence ATGGCAACGGATGAATTTGAAAAAGAAAATGAAAAAATTGCATGGATCATGGCAGGAATCATACTAATCATCACAGTAGTATTGATTGGAACATTGCTGTGGTCAACTCATCAAGATGCACAGAGCGGGAATGCATATGAAATTCGTTTGGAAGATGATTGCATAGGATTTGATGGAATAACTGCAGATTTGGTAAAATTCAAGGATATAAAAGAGATTAAGCTCCTGGAAAAACTGCCACATGGAATGAAATCAGGCGGTGGAATCGGCACTAATGAATTATCTGTTGGAGATTTTAAATTTGATGAAATTGGAAAATGTCGTGCATATCTTTACAATGATAAAAGCCCTTATATTTACTTGAAAACGGATAAAGTATTTCTATTCAATCAGTTTAACCCCAGTGATACTAGAGAACTTTATAATGAAATAAAAAAGCAAATCAGTCATAAACAAAAATAA
- a CDS encoding antitoxin encodes MRKMDKDGLLLCDLQGNAFELSIQLTSTSSEIFMRRFMNSKVAKMIDNESILQMNIQPKDIIKRVEEEYKESKYGSVKYTKNEMYWIGYLYRYFSYTYELSSTRVYKIIKPKELRGLFLPYHTLSPEQAIERILEAKGMILNLEDEINRQFEIYKRIRGNR; translated from the coding sequence ATGAGAAAAATGGATAAAGATGGTTTGTTATTGTGTGATTTACAAGGAAATGCTTTTGAACTTTCTATTCAACTAACATCAACGAGCTCTGAAATATTTATGCGAAGATTTATGAATAGTAAAGTGGCAAAAATGATAGATAATGAAAGCATTTTACAGATGAATATACAACCAAAAGATATAATTAAACGAGTAGAAGAAGAATATAAAGAATCGAAATATGGATCAGTAAAATATACAAAAAACGAAATGTATTGGATAGGATATTTGTATAGATATTTTTCATATACGTATGAATTATCATCAACTCGAGTCTATAAAATTATAAAGCCAAAGGAATTGAGAGGATTATTTTTACCATATCATACACTTAGCCCTGAACAGGCTATAGAACGTATATTAGAGGCAAAAGGTATGATCTTAAACTTGGAAGATGAAATAAATAGACAATTTGAAATCTATAAAAGAATAAGAGGTAATCGTTGA
- a CDS encoding YhgE/Pip domain-containing protein, translated as MIKKEWKELLHSKWLKIVMIAILIIPCAYVCIFLGSMWDPYGNTKDIPVAVVNHDQKVFYENEMLDVGNDLVKNLEDSDAMKFQCVDEEEAEKGLEDGKYYMIITIPKDFSSNATTLLDKKPKNMVLQYTTNPGTNYIASKMDDSAISQIKEEVSSQVTKTYAKTIFEQIGTVSNGLKEAADGSHKLLDGVNQLSDGNKEISDNLNVLASSSLTFKDGANTLEVGLKDYTDGVLSVHDGITTLKDGVTTLKEATPQLSQGIQQLDEGSSELANGVSQYTEGVSQAYAGTQELVKNNAVLKEGTKSLSEGTKSLVAGNEQIVQGVNLLSEEISKGKVSLDSYLALYEELNSNAETKKFAEILKENGLKKEQLAQFGIHVESDLPSFEGMLKMLDGNLAQLQTAVGDQGLRTGVLTLQNGLTQLDSKVNDENLGLVTGLNRYIAGVEQVNNGLAQITQNNDRLNAGSKQLAAGTKSLSNKTPVLIDGISQLHQGTNQLFDGTSTLVANNQTLTNGSKELAKGANLIQDGASLLANGSMTLGDGLKEAKEGTTTLHTGLQDGAKESNIQTSDDTFTMMSAPLTTKHVETSVVKNNGHAMAPYMMSVALYVACMAFVLMFPLMKHVEDAKNGFTYWLGKASVWFVISTLAAVAMVGSLMLINGFAPENIGETFMFAVLVSAAFMALITLLSITCGKIGEFVLLIYMIINLGGSAGTYPLETSTSLFHTIHPFVPFTYSVNGFRKVISMSNASLSTECMVFAGILIVCSILTILIYQYRNKKPQPFLPQAFEHVNE; from the coding sequence ATGATTAAAAAAGAATGGAAGGAGTTATTGCACAGCAAATGGTTAAAAATCGTTATGATTGCGATTCTTATCATACCATGTGCATATGTTTGTATTTTTCTTGGTTCTATGTGGGATCCTTATGGAAATACAAAAGATATTCCAGTTGCAGTTGTAAATCATGATCAAAAAGTTTTTTACGAAAATGAGATGCTGGATGTAGGAAATGATTTGGTTAAAAATTTAGAAGACAGCGATGCAATGAAGTTTCAATGCGTTGATGAAGAAGAAGCTGAAAAAGGATTGGAAGATGGAAAGTATTATATGATCATTACGATTCCAAAGGATTTTTCTTCCAATGCGACTACTTTATTAGATAAAAAACCTAAGAATATGGTTTTACAATATACAACAAATCCAGGAACAAACTATATTGCATCCAAGATGGATGATTCTGCGATTTCTCAAATCAAAGAAGAAGTATCTTCTCAGGTAACAAAAACGTATGCAAAGACGATTTTTGAGCAGATAGGAACTGTTTCTAATGGATTAAAAGAGGCAGCAGATGGCAGTCATAAGTTACTGGATGGAGTAAATCAGTTAAGTGATGGAAACAAAGAGATTTCTGATAACTTAAATGTACTAGCATCTAGTTCACTTACTTTTAAAGATGGAGCAAACACATTAGAAGTAGGTTTAAAAGACTATACTGATGGTGTATTAAGTGTGCATGATGGTATTACAACATTAAAAGATGGGGTAACTACTTTAAAGGAAGCTACTCCACAATTATCACAAGGAATTCAACAATTGGATGAAGGCTCTAGTGAATTAGCGAATGGGGTAAGTCAATATACAGAAGGTGTATCACAGGCTTATGCTGGTACGCAGGAATTAGTAAAAAACAATGCAGTTCTTAAAGAAGGGACAAAATCATTATCTGAGGGGACAAAATCTCTTGTGGCTGGAAATGAACAAATCGTACAAGGGGTTAATTTACTATCAGAAGAAATATCAAAAGGTAAAGTAAGTTTAGATAGTTATCTTGCTTTATATGAAGAGTTAAACAGTAATGCAGAAACAAAAAAGTTTGCAGAAATATTAAAAGAAAATGGATTAAAAAAAGAACAACTGGCACAATTCGGTATTCATGTGGAAAGTGATTTACCTTCTTTTGAAGGAATGTTAAAAATGTTAGATGGAAATTTAGCACAATTACAAACAGCTGTTGGTGATCAGGGACTTCGTACAGGTGTTTTAACACTGCAAAATGGGTTAACACAGCTGGATAGCAAAGTAAATGATGAAAACTTAGGTCTTGTTACTGGACTAAATCGTTATATAGCAGGTGTTGAACAAGTGAATAATGGATTGGCACAGATAACACAAAACAATGATCGTTTGAATGCGGGAAGTAAACAGCTGGCAGCAGGAACAAAGAGTCTTTCTAATAAGACACCAGTATTAATCGATGGAATTTCACAGCTTCACCAGGGAACGAATCAATTGTTTGATGGAACATCCACTTTGGTAGCGAATAATCAAACGTTAACGAATGGTTCAAAAGAATTAGCAAAAGGAGCAAACTTGATACAAGATGGTGCTTCTCTGCTTGCCAATGGTTCTATGACTTTAGGGGATGGATTAAAAGAGGCAAAAGAAGGAACTACAACCCTTCATACAGGTTTACAAGATGGGGCAAAAGAAAGTAATATTCAAACAAGTGATGATACATTTACAATGATGTCAGCTCCATTAACGACCAAACATGTGGAAACTAGTGTTGTGAAAAATAATGGACATGCGATGGCACCTTATATGATGAGTGTTGCTTTATATGTTGCATGTATGGCATTTGTATTGATGTTCCCTTTAATGAAACATGTAGAAGATGCGAAAAATGGATTTACGTATTGGTTAGGAAAAGCATCTGTATGGTTTGTTATTTCTACATTAGCTGCAGTAGCAATGGTTGGATCTTTGATGCTTATCAATGGTTTCGCTCCTGAAAATATAGGAGAAACGTTTATGTTTGCTGTTTTAGTAAGTGCAGCATTTATGGCACTTATTACCTTATTAAGCATTACATGTGGAAAAATTGGAGAATTTGTACTTTTGATTTACATGATCATTAATTTAGGTGGTTCAGCTGGAACGTATCCATTAGAAACATCTACATCACTTTTCCATACGATTCATCCATTTGTACCATTCACCTATAGTGTAAATGGTTTTAGAAAAGTAATCAGTATGTCAAATGCTTCTCTTTCAACAGAATGTATGGTGTTTGCAGGTATTCTTATAGTATGCAGTATTCTTACAATACTTATATATCAATATAGAAATAAAAAACCACAGCCATTTCTTCCACAGGCATTTGAACATGTAAATGAATAA
- a CDS encoding UbiD family decarboxylase: protein MMLNNEVIDLRSALELLQSIDGQLVETNVEVDPMGELSGVYRHVGAGGTVMRPTQEGPAMIFNNIKGHPGARVAIGLLASRKRVGYLLGCEPEKLGFLLKDSVNNPIKPVVIPNEKAKCQEVKYYATDENFDIRKLVPAPTNTLEDAGPYITLGMCYASHPETGESDVTIHRMCFQSKDEISIFLQPGARHIGYFRELAEAKGEPLPISISIGVDPAIEIASCFEAPTTPLGYDELQAAGAIRNKPVELVQCLTINEKAIANAEYVIEGEILPGKRIREDIHSNTGKAMPEFPGYCGPANPELPIIKVKAVTTRKNPIMQTCIGPSEEHVSMAGIPTEASILTMVDKAMPGKLLNVYCASSGGGKYIAVMQFKKSVPSDEGRQRQAALLAFSAFAELKHVFLVDEDVDPFDMKDVMWAMTTRFQADLDVITIPGVQCHPLDPSNQPEYSPHIRARGVACKAIFDCTIPFDQKNRFERAKFMDVDPAHWLPDMFK, encoded by the coding sequence ATGATGTTAAATAACGAAGTTATTGATTTACGTTCAGCATTAGAGTTATTACAATCTATTGATGGACAATTGGTTGAAACGAATGTGGAAGTTGATCCAATGGGGGAACTTTCAGGAGTATATCGTCATGTTGGTGCAGGTGGAACCGTTATGCGTCCAACACAAGAAGGACCAGCAATGATCTTTAATAATATAAAAGGTCATCCTGGAGCAAGAGTTGCTATTGGTTTATTAGCAAGTCGTAAAAGAGTAGGATATTTATTAGGTTGTGAACCAGAAAAATTAGGCTTTTTATTGAAGGATTCTGTAAATAATCCTATAAAACCTGTTGTTATTCCAAATGAAAAAGCAAAATGTCAAGAAGTTAAATATTATGCAACAGATGAGAACTTCGACATTAGAAAATTAGTGCCTGCTCCTACAAATACATTAGAAGATGCAGGACCATATATTACGTTAGGTATGTGCTATGCTTCTCATCCAGAAACAGGAGAATCAGATGTGACGATTCATCGTATGTGTTTTCAATCAAAGGATGAAATCTCTATTTTCTTACAACCTGGAGCACGTCATATTGGGTATTTTAGAGAATTGGCAGAAGCAAAAGGGGAACCACTTCCGATATCAATTAGTATCGGTGTGGATCCAGCTATCGAAATCGCTTCCTGTTTTGAAGCACCTACAACACCATTAGGATATGATGAGTTACAGGCAGCTGGAGCAATCAGAAATAAACCTGTTGAACTTGTTCAATGTTTGACTATCAATGAAAAAGCTATTGCTAATGCTGAATATGTTATTGAAGGAGAAATTTTACCTGGAAAACGTATTCGTGAGGATATACACTCTAACACAGGTAAAGCAATGCCGGAGTTTCCAGGATATTGTGGTCCAGCAAATCCTGAGCTTCCAATTATCAAGGTTAAAGCTGTAACGACAAGAAAAAATCCAATCATGCAAACGTGTATTGGTCCAAGTGAAGAGCATGTGTCTATGGCTGGTATTCCAACTGAGGCAAGTATATTAACAATGGTTGATAAAGCAATGCCTGGGAAGTTGTTAAATGTGTATTGTGCTTCTAGTGGAGGCGGTAAATATATTGCAGTTATGCAGTTTAAGAAATCTGTTCCATCTGATGAAGGAAGGCAAAGACAGGCAGCCTTATTAGCTTTCAGTGCTTTTGCTGAGTTGAAACATGTTTTCCTAGTTGATGAAGATGTTGATCCTTTTGATATGAAAGATGTAATGTGGGCAATGACAACACGTTTTCAGGCGGACTTGGATGTAATTACCATCCCAGGAGTTCAATGTCACCCATTAGATCCATCTAATCAACCTGAATATTCACCACATATTCGAGCACGTGGTGTTGCATGTAAAGCTATTTTTGATTGTACGATACCATTTGATCAAAAAAATCGATTTGAAAGAGCTAAATTCATGGATGTAGATCCAGCTCATTGGCTACCAGATATGTTTAAATAA
- a CDS encoding DUF554 domain-containing protein, translating into MPIGVLINAASVLLGGIAGALAGHKLSSKFKAEISLIFGVCSMGMGISTIGLMKNMPAVIFAIIIGTALGLAIHLGDWIHKGATLMQKPISKIFKNNSNMSEEEFLNQLVTIIVLFCASGTGIYGSLTAGMTGDNSILISKSILDFFTAAIFACQLGYVVSVISVPQFIIFFILFLCAGFIYPMTSPDMIADFKACGGFLMLATGFRMVKLKNFPIADMIPAMILVMPLSYFWVTYIMALV; encoded by the coding sequence ATGCCTATAGGAGTTCTTATCAATGCGGCTTCTGTATTACTTGGAGGTATTGCAGGAGCGTTAGCTGGACATAAGTTAAGTTCAAAGTTTAAAGCAGAAATATCATTGATTTTCGGTGTTTGTTCCATGGGTATGGGAATTAGTACAATTGGGCTTATGAAAAATATGCCAGCTGTTATTTTTGCGATTATCATTGGTACAGCTTTAGGATTAGCTATACATTTAGGTGATTGGATTCATAAAGGTGCTACATTAATGCAAAAACCTATTTCAAAAATATTTAAAAATAATTCTAATATGAGTGAAGAAGAATTTTTAAATCAATTGGTTACGATCATTGTTTTATTCTGTGCCAGCGGAACAGGCATTTATGGCTCTTTAACTGCGGGTATGACTGGTGATAATTCTATCCTTATTTCTAAATCTATTTTAGATTTTTTTACAGCAGCTATCTTTGCTTGCCAATTAGGTTATGTTGTTTCTGTAATTTCAGTTCCACAATTTATTATTTTCTTTATTTTATTTTTATGTGCTGGATTTATTTACCCAATGACTTCACCGGATATGATAGCTGATTTTAAAGCCTGTGGTGGTTTCTTAATGTTAGCAACCGGATTTAGAATGGTAAAATTGAAAAATTTTCCAATTGCGGATATGATTCCTGCAATGATTTTGGTTATGCCATTGAGCTATTTTTGGGTCACTTATATTATGGCTTTGGTTTAA
- a CDS encoding Rrf2 family transcriptional regulator, with amino-acid sequence MKIRHSFEQAICILLLIASSDGPLKSHQLSEILKVSDSYLKKITRQLVVSGLITSKASKRGGFVLNRETKDISFLDIFDAIEGKENFIETTHLMDKVFDSSIKVAETENVFMEYLNNAEEQYRSKLKEITLERIIKVAHKVEKETVHVDSVLK; translated from the coding sequence ATGAAAATTAGACATAGTTTTGAACAAGCTATCTGTATATTATTATTAATAGCATCCAGTGATGGTCCTTTAAAAAGCCACCAGTTAAGTGAAATCTTAAAAGTTTCTGATTCTTATTTAAAAAAAATAACCAGACAACTTGTTGTATCTGGCTTAATTACTTCAAAAGCTAGTAAACGTGGAGGATTTGTATTAAACAGAGAAACAAAGGATATTTCCTTTTTAGATATTTTTGATGCCATCGAAGGAAAAGAAAACTTTATTGAAACAACACATTTAATGGATAAAGTATTTGATTCTTCTATAAAAGTCGCAGAAACAGAAAATGTCTTTATGGAATATTTGAATAACGCAGAAGAACAATATCGTTCAAAACTAAAAGAGATTACATTAGAGCGCATTATTAAAGTAGCACATAAAGTAGAAAAAGAAACAGTTCATGTTGATAGCGTTTTAAAATAA
- a CDS encoding Cof-type HAD-IIB family hydrolase, translating into MAIKVIIMDVDGTLTNSKKQITPKTKEMLIAAQNKGIKLVLASGRPVSGLIGLAKELEMEKHHGLLVSFNGSKVVDCQTKEVLFNQTMRIEDAREVLEHMKNFKVYPMIDKGNYLFVNDVYKGMITYQNEKIDIIQYEARGGNFKLCEIEDLSSFVDFPLNKILTAGDPEYLNEHYQDMMEPFKERLNCMFTAPFYFEFTAKGIDKAKALDSVLKPMGFQQEEMVAFGDGDNDATMLSYAGIGVAMDNAQDSLKKIADKITLSNEEDGIAVMLETLL; encoded by the coding sequence ATGGCGATAAAAGTAATTATTATGGATGTAGATGGTACCTTAACCAATAGTAAAAAGCAAATCACACCAAAAACAAAAGAAATGCTGATTGCAGCACAAAACAAGGGAATCAAACTGGTACTGGCTTCAGGAAGACCAGTTAGTGGTTTAATAGGATTGGCGAAAGAGCTGGAAATGGAAAAACATCATGGACTATTGGTTTCTTTTAATGGTTCCAAAGTTGTTGATTGTCAAACAAAGGAAGTTTTATTTAATCAGACAATGCGAATCGAAGATGCTAGGGAAGTTTTAGAACATATGAAAAACTTTAAGGTATATCCTATGATTGATAAAGGAAACTATTTGTTTGTAAATGACGTATATAAAGGTATGATTACTTATCAAAATGAAAAGATTGATATTATTCAATATGAAGCACGTGGTGGAAATTTTAAACTTTGTGAAATAGAAGATTTATCTTCTTTTGTAGATTTTCCTCTAAATAAAATCTTAACAGCAGGAGATCCAGAGTATTTAAATGAACATTATCAGGATATGATGGAACCATTTAAAGAACGTTTAAACTGTATGTTTACTGCGCCATTTTATTTTGAGTTTACTGCAAAGGGAATCGATAAAGCCAAAGCATTGGATTCTGTTTTAAAACCTATGGGATTTCAACAGGAAGAAATGGTTGCCTTTGGTGATGGGGATAATGATGCGACTATGCTTTCCTATGCGGGTATTGGAGTAGCTATGGACAATGCACAGGATTCCTTAAAGAAAATTGCGGATAAAATAACGTTATCAAATGAGGAAGATGGCATTGCGGTAATGCTGGAAACATTGTTGTAG
- a CDS encoding ORF6N domain-containing protein, with protein sequence MDNGYGGRRKLPYVFTEQGIAMLSSVLRSDVEIQVSINIMDAFVEMRRFITNNALLFVRISNVELKQLEYQKQTDEKLEQIFEYISDHQEANQKVFFDGQIYDAFSLIVSLIQKADNEITLIDGYVDVGTLNLLSKKKDNVAVTIYTHNRTRLSELDVNSFNAQYPELEVKYTDVFHDRFLLLDRRIAYHIGASLKDAGKKCFGITKIDDVGITRDILQRLELESEE encoded by the coding sequence ATGGATAATGGATATGGAGGGCGAAGAAAACTACCTTATGTATTTACAGAGCAAGGAATTGCTATGTTATCTTCTGTTTTAAGAAGTGATGTGGAAATTCAAGTTAGTATAAATATAATGGATGCTTTCGTAGAAATGCGCCGCTTCATCACCAACAACGCTTTACTTTTTGTGCGTATCAGTAACGTAGAATTAAAACAGCTGGAATACCAGAAGCAGACGGACGAAAAGCTTGAACAAATATTTGAGTACATATCCGATCATCAGGAAGCCAACCAGAAAGTATTCTTTGACGGACAGATTTATGATGCTTTCAGCCTGATTGTCAGTTTAATTCAAAAAGCAGATAATGAGATTACACTGATAGATGGATACGTAGACGTGGGAACACTTAATTTGCTCTCCAAGAAAAAGGACAATGTGGCAGTTACCATTTATACCCACAATCGAACAAGATTAAGTGAGTTGGATGTGAACAGCTTTAATGCACAGTATCCTGAGTTGGAAGTGAAATATACGGATGTGTTCCATGATCGATTCCTGCTTCTCGATCGCAGGATAGCTTACCATATTGGAGCGTCACTGAAGGATGCCGGCAAAAAGTGCTTTGGTATAACAAAGATTGATGATGTGGGAATTACAAGGGACATCTTGCAAAGATTAGAACTGGAATCGGAAGAATAA
- a CDS encoding AlbA family DNA-binding domain-containing protein: MKYEESNLIELKRTLDEKMKPEIIAFLNSYLGGTIYVGVNDDGSVYDFSMEERDSNESRVINWIRDEAIYPNCSDFVKLTHNEDGVLEICIESGNRKPYYLKSKGLKPSGVYVRYGRNKAQATQEEIARMIRESEEISYESLISKNQKLTFRELRSIIKQGLYSIFVTYLLHLQKLLKTTYCKFHLNYIKI, translated from the coding sequence TTGAAATATGAAGAATCAAATCTTATTGAATTAAAAAGAACACTTGATGAAAAAATGAAACCTGAAATTATTGCGTTTTTGAATAGCTATTTAGGTGGAACTATTTATGTTGGTGTTAATGATGATGGCTCAGTCTATGATTTCAGCATGGAAGAAAGAGATAGTAATGAATCTAGAGTTATTAACTGGATAAGAGATGAAGCCATTTATCCAAATTGTTCAGATTTTGTTAAATTAACTCATAACGAAGATGGAGTTTTAGAAATTTGTATTGAATCAGGTAATAGGAAGCCTTATTACCTAAAATCAAAAGGTTTAAAGCCAAGCGGTGTTTATGTTAGATATGGAAGAAATAAAGCACAAGCAACTCAAGAAGAAATAGCTAGAATGATAAGAGAAAGTGAAGAAATCTCTTATGAATCATTAATTTCTAAAAATCAAAAATTAACGTTTCGAGAACTCCGAAGCATTATAAAACAAGGACTTTATAGCATTTTTGTCACTTACTTGCTGCATTTGCAAAAACTACTTAAAACAACTTATTGTAAATTTCATTTAAACTATATTAAGATTTAA